A window of the Littorina saxatilis isolate snail1 unplaced genomic scaffold, US_GU_Lsax_2.0 scaffold_1051, whole genome shotgun sequence genome harbors these coding sequences:
- the LOC138954524 gene encoding uncharacterized protein DDB_G0284459-like isoform X1, whose amino-acid sequence MVTSRPSAHAQVDKFRHVRDAICILFTAADSLRFEMSQKFPPNSRGSMLLKLALNQLKATAETPSDGIVQVEEVNKTDNRTNTIGFNARPGRPPELSRSLGQGTRQGFHQSAESAGGRDRDEKSRDSESSRMRRSQSCSPGDSDRSERSCRSRSKERARRSRSPREDKLKEEKERDKERDRSREKERDKDSGRDRCSRDDNRDRDPVRTDRERSSGQERDRDQDQFEREKRDRDRSPRESRSREDDPDKERKDRDSEGDSDSGRDRGRGRDEGRGRNRDRDIDAGRDRDGGRDRDKGKKRYREREGRQRERNQEREDEVRFVKTGWRSGGDCDRNREDSGGRGGHRGNDRRDFPGRQGCPPQSSRSPGQGARPKTSDGRRGFRQPAEPAREWSSYSDSDDDYLPGSEDDTDSSNNDATAPCGVPGTTSESDESIIFPFLRKSDGARWSPGIPSESLKAAGLYTSSQPPSSSSSRSITRPSGSKSSSQPASKPSSSTNTRPSGIRIHIAANTNGKRVYDKENWCKFCNSPSTNLAKHQFSKHKKEPEIVEILSNPKNSAERRFLLERVRNLGNYYYNCRVLKKNKGKLIPWRSPSEKVNPLCYIPCEFCLGFFVRNELWRHQQRCKFRKTSKNGRNVISRAESLLPSNMECSGG is encoded by the exons ATGGTGACATCACGTCCTTCGGCGCATGCGCAAGTGGACAAGTTCAGGCATGTGCGTGACGCCATTTGTATTTTGTTCACTGCGGCAGACTCATTGAG gtTTGAAATGTCGCAGAAGTTTCCCCCCAATAGCAGAGGCAGCATGCTTCTGAAGCTGGCTTTGAATCAGCTCAAAGCTACAGCAG AAACTCCTAGTGACGGCATTGTACAAGTGGAAGAGGTGAACAAAACGGACAATAGGACCAACACCATTGGCTTCAATGCGCGTCCGGGACGCCCACCTGAGCTTTCACGCAGTCTAGGGCAGGGTACGAGGCAAGGATTTCATCAGTCAGCCGAATCTGCTGGAG GCCGAGATAGGGATGAGAAGTCCAGGGACTCGGAGTCCAGCAGGATGAGGCGCTCTCAGAGCTGCTCCCCTGGAGACAGCGACCGCAGCGAAAGGTCATGCAGGTCAAGGTCCAAGGAGAGGGCAAGAAGGTCACGATCACCCAGAGAGGATAAGCTGAaagaagagaaggagagggacaaggagagagacaggAGCAGAGAGAAGGAACGAGACAAAGACAGTGGGCGAGACAGATGCAGCAGGGAcgacaacagagacagagatcccGTTCGcacagacagggagaggtcTTCCGGCCAAGAACGAGACCGTGACCAAGATCAGTTTGAGCGAGAGAAGAGAGACCGTGACCGCAGCCCGAGAGAGAGCAGGAGCAGAGAGGACGACCCAGACAAAGAGAGGAAAGATAGAGATTCGGAGGGGGACAGTGACAGCGGAAGAGACAGAGGTCGGGGCAGAGACGAAGGAAGGGGgaggaacagagacagagacatagacgcAGGAAGGGATAGAGacggaggaagagacagagataagggAAAAAAAAGGTACCGAGAGCGAGAGggcagacagcgagagagaaacCAGGAGAGAGAGGACGAGGTCCGCTTTGTCAAGACCGGCTGGAGGTCAGGCGGTGACTGCGACAGGAACCGAGAGGACAGTGGGGGCCGGGGTGGTCACCGTGGCAACGACAGAAGGGACTTCCCTGGGCGCCAGGGATGCCCACCTCAGTCTTCACGCAGTCCAGGGCAGGGTGCCAGGCCAAAGACCAGCGACGGAAGGCGAGGATTTCGTCAACCAGCTGAACCTGCTAGAG AGTGGTCTTCTTACAGCGACTCGGACGATGACTATCTTCCCGGCTCAGAAGATGACACTGACTCGAGCAACAATGACGCCACAGCACCATGTGGAGTGCCAGGGACCACCAGTGAATCCGATGAGTCCATCATCTTTCCCTTTCTACGTAAATCTGATG gtgcAAGGTGGTCACCAGGTATTCCATCTGAATCTCTAAAAGCTGCAGGTCTCTACACCTCATCACAGCCACCCTCTTCTTCATCGTCCAGAAGCATCACTCGACCAAGCGGGAGTAAATCTTCATCCCAGCCAGCATCTAAACCTTCATCGTCGACCAATACTCGACCAAGCGGCATAAGAATCCATATTGCCGCAAATACAAATGGCAAAAGAGTGTACGATAAAGAGAACTGGTGCAAGTTCTGTAACTCCCCAAGCACCAACCTCGCTAAACACCAGTTTTCGAAACATAAGAAGGAACCTGAAATAGTGGAAATTTTGTCTAACCCCAAGAACTCAGCAGAAAGGCGTTTTCTGCTGGAAAGAGTGCGGAACCTTGGTAACTATTATTACAACTGTCGCgttcttaaaaaaaacaagggtAAACTAATACCCTGGCGATCACCCTCAGAAAAAGTGAACCCTCTGTGCTACATCCCCTGTGAATTTTGCCTGGGCTTCTTTGTAAGAAACGAACTGTGGCGGCACCAACAACGCTGCAAATTCCGGAAAACTTCAAAAAACGGAAGAAACGTCATATCCAGAGCTGAATCTTTGCTTCCATCCAACATGGAGTGCAGCGGAGgctag
- the LOC138954524 gene encoding uncharacterized protein DDB_G0284459-like isoform X2 encodes MRHFPNHLDHAVADDNMFEMSQKFPPNSRGSMLLKLALNQLKATAETPSDGIVQVEEVNKTDNRTNTIGFNARPGRPPELSRSLGQGTRQGFHQSAESAGGRDRDEKSRDSESSRMRRSQSCSPGDSDRSERSCRSRSKERARRSRSPREDKLKEEKERDKERDRSREKERDKDSGRDRCSRDDNRDRDPVRTDRERSSGQERDRDQDQFEREKRDRDRSPRESRSREDDPDKERKDRDSEGDSDSGRDRGRGRDEGRGRNRDRDIDAGRDRDGGRDRDKGKKRYREREGRQRERNQEREDEVRFVKTGWRSGGDCDRNREDSGGRGGHRGNDRRDFPGRQGCPPQSSRSPGQGARPKTSDGRRGFRQPAEPAREWSSYSDSDDDYLPGSEDDTDSSNNDATAPCGVPGTTSESDESIIFPFLRKSDGARWSPGIPSESLKAAGLYTSSQPPSSSSSRSITRPSGSKSSSQPASKPSSSTNTRPSGIRIHIAANTNGKRVYDKENWCKFCNSPSTNLAKHQFSKHKKEPEIVEILSNPKNSAERRFLLERVRNLGNYYYNCRVLKKNKGKLIPWRSPSEKVNPLCYIPCEFCLGFFVRNELWRHQQRCKFRKTSKNGRNVISRAESLLPSNMECSGG; translated from the exons ATGAGGCACTTTCCCAATCATTTAGATCatgcagtagcagacgacaacat gtTTGAAATGTCGCAGAAGTTTCCCCCCAATAGCAGAGGCAGCATGCTTCTGAAGCTGGCTTTGAATCAGCTCAAAGCTACAGCAG AAACTCCTAGTGACGGCATTGTACAAGTGGAAGAGGTGAACAAAACGGACAATAGGACCAACACCATTGGCTTCAATGCGCGTCCGGGACGCCCACCTGAGCTTTCACGCAGTCTAGGGCAGGGTACGAGGCAAGGATTTCATCAGTCAGCCGAATCTGCTGGAG GCCGAGATAGGGATGAGAAGTCCAGGGACTCGGAGTCCAGCAGGATGAGGCGCTCTCAGAGCTGCTCCCCTGGAGACAGCGACCGCAGCGAAAGGTCATGCAGGTCAAGGTCCAAGGAGAGGGCAAGAAGGTCACGATCACCCAGAGAGGATAAGCTGAaagaagagaaggagagggacaaggagagagacaggAGCAGAGAGAAGGAACGAGACAAAGACAGTGGGCGAGACAGATGCAGCAGGGAcgacaacagagacagagatcccGTTCGcacagacagggagaggtcTTCCGGCCAAGAACGAGACCGTGACCAAGATCAGTTTGAGCGAGAGAAGAGAGACCGTGACCGCAGCCCGAGAGAGAGCAGGAGCAGAGAGGACGACCCAGACAAAGAGAGGAAAGATAGAGATTCGGAGGGGGACAGTGACAGCGGAAGAGACAGAGGTCGGGGCAGAGACGAAGGAAGGGGgaggaacagagacagagacatagacgcAGGAAGGGATAGAGacggaggaagagacagagataagggAAAAAAAAGGTACCGAGAGCGAGAGggcagacagcgagagagaaacCAGGAGAGAGAGGACGAGGTCCGCTTTGTCAAGACCGGCTGGAGGTCAGGCGGTGACTGCGACAGGAACCGAGAGGACAGTGGGGGCCGGGGTGGTCACCGTGGCAACGACAGAAGGGACTTCCCTGGGCGCCAGGGATGCCCACCTCAGTCTTCACGCAGTCCAGGGCAGGGTGCCAGGCCAAAGACCAGCGACGGAAGGCGAGGATTTCGTCAACCAGCTGAACCTGCTAGAG AGTGGTCTTCTTACAGCGACTCGGACGATGACTATCTTCCCGGCTCAGAAGATGACACTGACTCGAGCAACAATGACGCCACAGCACCATGTGGAGTGCCAGGGACCACCAGTGAATCCGATGAGTCCATCATCTTTCCCTTTCTACGTAAATCTGATG gtgcAAGGTGGTCACCAGGTATTCCATCTGAATCTCTAAAAGCTGCAGGTCTCTACACCTCATCACAGCCACCCTCTTCTTCATCGTCCAGAAGCATCACTCGACCAAGCGGGAGTAAATCTTCATCCCAGCCAGCATCTAAACCTTCATCGTCGACCAATACTCGACCAAGCGGCATAAGAATCCATATTGCCGCAAATACAAATGGCAAAAGAGTGTACGATAAAGAGAACTGGTGCAAGTTCTGTAACTCCCCAAGCACCAACCTCGCTAAACACCAGTTTTCGAAACATAAGAAGGAACCTGAAATAGTGGAAATTTTGTCTAACCCCAAGAACTCAGCAGAAAGGCGTTTTCTGCTGGAAAGAGTGCGGAACCTTGGTAACTATTATTACAACTGTCGCgttcttaaaaaaaacaagggtAAACTAATACCCTGGCGATCACCCTCAGAAAAAGTGAACCCTCTGTGCTACATCCCCTGTGAATTTTGCCTGGGCTTCTTTGTAAGAAACGAACTGTGGCGGCACCAACAACGCTGCAAATTCCGGAAAACTTCAAAAAACGGAAGAAACGTCATATCCAGAGCTGAATCTTTGCTTCCATCCAACATGGAGTGCAGCGGAGgctag
- the LOC138954523 gene encoding uncharacterized protein has translation MFQKDERHTLCRQWFTHVGLNISDLSDKQLRARLDKVRKPYDTFSKSLHRGNNEAKLKDYLFQQQSHFPLVSAMPTVPSVVPCAIENAPATPPADHPTGDELTHLKIASSGRQLAALRRSNEELSGSLLEAKNREMIYKDLLKEKTQSVTILQADLTKLQGKAERSASHIKCVETQLCSAKEYIGKIRQTNFYKRLKRQETNLKKREENLKDHEDGGCIQTIERLKHKLKLCQTANSSLRAKLNSVKEKRQQDLDRHNQLTADLLEEAVVHTVKTTEEGPRKKFTHDVIKTTIGLISCGVSAKNSGHVIQTVARNLFHTDIDDKDVPSERTSLRFADQGHYLAKYHVAETVLDSDNFDIHFDGTTRDHRKYVGQQVTTSAGSLSCGFTEVATEDAKTLVDVTVSLLQEVAQVYDKDDTERCFKAALQKCSGLMSDRAAPNKLMKKDFNDLRKATLGTEEDLQFLYCNAHYLLGLGTSAEKSLKELQTEWGQQRIGRDNAAQFGHWQAKEAAAVRYVRMACEVLGPRGDDQCGCRDAWLAYCEMTNKTSTVPSFKSNRFNSIFYGATKLLAHRDDIIEFLSDYMPSRNQKLESVLKDAQSEEVNVFVATLAMVYERITGPYWTLLCAGETSYAEFFLPVVELHAQLREWRDDSASIFSPHVPSLFSIQVPDASSLAALLDLDEATQQKVQRAFSHFCVNFVAVTERQLDDFLPGGRYHAVQDPQVLERLRHSHITNLLGEACFGDLDISIYTHRNSSVHHHSTLTMLKRNKTMKAWFNQKSNEEQRQLLLNASSSGPEMRKRHRENDREVKASKRQKLQLQQQRTEADRQKKAREKADIAQEIRQDGGACSSAGDVDRLLERKALQREKLAALKTQIRFFRHVLGFKSELLKLTQDLPGLEQSLKEFLASQDPFPEHRDRVDNNLDEEDEPSESDSSASEHENDQRVDSDGFSFAQTGQTVAVFYDETFHVGTVTNILSADEAKVNFLKKSSLDNNRFSWPAKEDSDTVSSVFVFAWDFLLEPISTNARMWHVPNSTLQEQYNLYVEKYC, from the exons ATGTTCCAGAAAGACGAGAGGCATACTTTGTGCAGGCAGTGGTTTACACATGTTGGACTTAACATTTCAGACTTGTCTGACAAGCAGCTTAGAGCAAGACTCGACAAAGTACGCAAACCATATGACACTTTCTCTAAAAGTCTGCACAGAGGCAACAACGAGGCGAAGCTGAAAGACTATTTATTTCAACAGCAGTCTCATTTTCCCCTGGTATCTGCGATGCCTACTGTCCCGTCTGTTGTGCCTTGTGCAATAGAGAATGCACCTGCAACACCCCCAGCTGACCATCCAACCGGAGATGAATTGACTCATCTAAAGATTGCATCAAGTGGCAGGCAGTTAGCTGCACTACGCAGGAGCAATGAAGAGCTCAGTGGGAGTCTGTTGGAAGCAAAGAACCGAGAGATGATTTACAAGGACCTTCTCAAAGAGAAAACTCAAAGCGTAACCATCTTGCAGGCAGACTTGACAAAACTTCAAGGCAAAGCTGAACGTAGTGCATCTCACATAAAATGTGTGGAAACCCAGTTGTGCAGTGCCAAGGAGTACATCGGCAAAATTCGGCAAACAAACTTTTACAAGAGACTGAAAAGGCAGGAAACCAActtaaaaaagagagaagaaaatctGAAAGATCATGAGGATGGTGGGTGCATTCAAACAATTGAGCGTCTGAAGCACAAACTCAAGTTGTGTCAGACTGCTAATTCAAGTCTGAGAGCCAAATTGAACAGTGTGAAGGAGAAGCGACAACAAGACTTGGACAGACATAATCAGCTGACTGCTGATCTTCTTGAAGAAGCTGTAGTACATACTGTGAAGACAACAGAGGAGGGCCCCAGGAAGAAATTCACGCATGATGTCATCAAAACTACCATTGGACTCATTTCTTGTGGGGTTTCTGCAAAGAACAGTGGCCATGTCATCCAAACAGTTGCGCGCAATCTGTTCCACACCGATATCGACGACAAAGATGTACCATCTGAACGCACATCTCTGCGGTTTGCGGATCAAGGGCACTACCTGGCTAAATACCATGTTGCCGAGACTGTGCTTGACTCTGACAATTTTGATATTCATTTTGACGGAACAACACGGGACCACCGGAAATATGTGGGTCAACAAGTGACCACAAGTGCAGGGTCCCTCAGCTGTGGATTCACAGAGGTAGCTACAGAAGACGCCAAGACTCTTGTGGATGTTACCGTCAGTCTCCTCCAAGAAGTGGCGCAAGTCTACGACAAAGACGACACAGAACGCTGCTTCAAAGCAGCTCTGCAGAAGTGTTCAGGACTGATGTCTGACAGAGCCGCTCCAAACAAGCTCATGAAGAAAGACTTCAACGACCTCAGAAAGGCAACCCTGGGGACAGAGGAGGATCTCCAGTTCCTGTACTGCAACGCCCATTACTTGCTTGGACTTG GCACAAGTGCAGAGAAGTCACTGAAAGAACTACAGACCGAGTGGGGGCAGCAGCGTATTGGCCGAGACAACGCAGCTCAGTTTGGACATTGGCAGGCAAAGGAGGCAGCAGCTGTTCGCTATGTGCGGATGGCCTGCGAGGTTCTAGGACCCAGGGGCGATGATCAATGTGGCTGCAGAGATGCATGGCTTGCATACTGTGAGATGACCAACAAGACGTCTACTGTGCCAAGCTTCAAATCTAACCGGTTTAACAGCATCTTTTATGGTGCAACAAAGCTGCTGGCACACCGTGACGACATCATAGAGTTCCTGTCAGATTACATGCCGAGCAGGAACCAGAAGCTGGAAAGTGTGTTGAAGGATGCCCAGAGTGAAGAGGTGAACGTTTTTGTTGCCACGCTTGCCATGGTCTACGAGAGGATCACAGGACCTTACTGGACTCTACTGTGTGCTGGGGAGACGAGCTATGCAGAGTTTTTCTTGCCTGTTGTGGAGCTGCACGCACAGCTGAGAGAGTGGAGAGATGACAGTGCCTCCATTTTCAGCCCCCATGTGCCATCACTCTTCAGTATCCAAGTACCAGACGCATCGTCACTTGCAGCACTCCTAGATCTGGATGAGGCGACACAACAGAAAGTGCAGCGTGCCTTCAGCCACTTCTGTGTCAACTTTGTTGCTGTCACTGAGCGACAGTTGGACGACTTCCTGCCTGGTGGCCGATACCATGCTGTTCAGGATCCACAAGTGTTGGAGCGGCTGCGGCATTCACACATCACCAACCTCTTGGGAGAAGCCTGCTTTGGGGATCTCGATATTTCCATTTACACGCACCGCAACTCCTCAGTCCACCACCACAGCACTCTGACCATGTTGAAACGGAACAAAACAATGAAGGCTTGGTTCAACCAGAAGTCCAATGAGGAACAAAGGCAACTTCTTCTGAATGCATCCAGTAGTGGTCCTGAAATGCGAAAGCGTCACcgagagaatgacagagaggTGAAAGCCAGCAAAAGACAGAAGCTACAGCTTCAGCAGCAGCGGACAGAGGCAGATCGACAGAAGAAGGCAAGGGAGAAGGCAGATATTGCTCAAGAGATCCGTCAAGATGGGGGAGCCTGCAGCAGTGCTGGTGATGTCGACAGGCTGCTAGAACGAAAAGCTCTGCAAAGAGAAAAACTGGCTGCTCTGAAGACCCAGATTCGCTTTTTCCGGCATGTCCTGGGATTCAAGTCTGAGCTTCTGAAGCTCACACAGGACCTTCCAggcctggaacagtctctgaaGGAGTTCCTTGCGTCCCAGGACCCATTCCCAGAACACAGGGACAGGGTGGACAACAACCTTGATGAGGAAGACGAGCCATCAGAGTCCGACTCCTCTGCTTCAGAGCATGAGAACGACCAGCGAGTAGATAGCGACGGGTTTTCATTTGCCCAGACAGGTCAGACAGTGGCAGTGTTCTACGATGAAACATTTCATGTGGGCACTGTTACAAACATTCTAAGCGCAGATGAGGCAAAAGTAAACTTTTTAAAGAAGAGCTCTCTGGACAACAACAGATTTTCTTGGCCAGCCAAAGAAGACAGTGACACCGTcagcagtgtgtttgtgtttgcatgggacTTTTTGTTAGAACCGATCTCCACAAATGCACGGATGTGGCATGTCCCAAACAGCACTCTCCAGGAACAATATAACTTGTATGTGGAGAAGTACTGTTGA